The following proteins come from a genomic window of Streptomyces liliiviolaceus:
- a CDS encoding IucA/IucC family protein, with translation MSGCPAAYPAGRRPLTLGAPVHPPRTPAETETALAAELRTVRPDLLSPYAAELPGARSAVLTRLWRGLALEPLPWVTRREAGHDGLTLRLADGRRLHGPRPDAYATAPTVTEVELDGTAYDHPAALMTALGLPHGLPFAAELADSVASLALSRANQPLSRSPSAGPSAGPSEAPRTLWEWEQRVVDGHPFHPNCRSRPGFSVAEQLAYAPEHRPVVRLGLVAVREEDCRSTGEWPYREAGRLLIPVHPWQARHVLKDEKPVGGEMAAHPLMSLRTLAVPGGPHVKTALSARLTSSVRDISVYSITSAATVSAFMESMAGRLDGLLHITRTLGAVTAGSADLAAVSRESPELYAGPGEQVVPVAALAASGLPRSPRRLAEFSRLALTVGLRLLDLGVALEAHGQNLLVVLSPAGDPVRLVYRDLADIRISPARLARHGIPVPDLTGRIVTDDESVLRSKLFGSLVAGTLAATAGSTQALREALSTAVRDLPRTPDLAALLEEPLPAKALTLMRLSPERPGDIWARLPNPLADPLADPLVLKRGAFDQ, from the coding sequence ATGTCCGGATGTCCCGCGGCGTACCCGGCCGGACGGCGTCCCCTCACCCTAGGAGCCCCTGTGCATCCTCCCCGCACCCCGGCCGAGACCGAGACCGCTCTCGCCGCCGAGCTGCGCACGGTACGCCCCGACCTGCTCTCCCCGTACGCGGCCGAACTCCCCGGAGCCCGGTCGGCCGTGCTGACCCGGCTGTGGCGCGGGCTAGCCCTTGAGCCGCTGCCGTGGGTCACGCGCCGCGAGGCCGGGCACGACGGTCTGACGCTCCGGCTGGCCGACGGCCGCCGACTGCACGGACCGCGCCCGGACGCGTACGCGACGGCCCCGACCGTCACGGAGGTCGAGCTGGACGGGACGGCGTACGACCATCCGGCCGCGCTGATGACGGCGCTCGGACTCCCGCACGGCCTGCCTTTCGCGGCCGAACTCGCCGACAGTGTCGCCTCGTTGGCGCTGTCACGCGCCAACCAGCCTCTTTCGAGGAGTCCTTCGGCCGGTCCGTCGGCCGGTCCGTCGGAGGCTCCGCGAACGCTCTGGGAGTGGGAGCAGCGCGTCGTGGACGGGCATCCCTTCCACCCCAACTGCCGTTCCCGGCCCGGGTTCTCGGTGGCCGAGCAGCTGGCGTACGCCCCCGAGCACCGGCCGGTGGTGCGGCTGGGCCTGGTCGCCGTACGGGAGGAGGACTGCCGGTCGACGGGCGAGTGGCCCTACCGGGAGGCGGGGCGGCTGCTGATCCCCGTCCATCCGTGGCAGGCCCGGCATGTGCTGAAGGACGAGAAACCCGTCGGGGGCGAGATGGCCGCGCACCCCCTGATGTCGCTGCGCACCCTCGCGGTGCCGGGCGGACCGCACGTCAAGACCGCGCTCAGCGCCCGGCTGACCTCCTCCGTGCGGGACATCTCGGTGTACTCGATCACGTCGGCGGCGACCGTGTCGGCGTTCATGGAGTCGATGGCCGGGCGCCTGGACGGGCTGCTGCACATCACCCGGACCCTGGGCGCGGTCACCGCCGGCTCCGCCGATCTGGCGGCCGTCTCACGGGAGTCCCCCGAGCTGTACGCGGGGCCGGGCGAGCAGGTCGTGCCGGTCGCCGCCCTCGCCGCGAGCGGGCTGCCCCGGTCCCCGCGCCGCCTCGCGGAGTTCAGCCGGCTGGCGCTCACCGTGGGGCTGCGGCTGCTCGACCTCGGTGTCGCCCTGGAGGCGCACGGCCAGAACCTCCTCGTGGTGCTCTCCCCCGCCGGTGACCCGGTGCGGCTCGTCTACCGCGATCTGGCGGACATCCGGATCAGCCCGGCCCGGCTGGCCCGTCACGGCATCCCGGTCCCCGACCTGACGGGCCGTATCGTCACGGACGACGAGTCCGTCCTGCGCAGCAAGCTCTTCGGCTCTCTCGTCGCGGGCACGCTGGCGGCGACGGCCGGTTCGACGCAGGCGCTGCGCGAGGCGCTGTCCACGGCGGTACGCGATCTGCCGCGCACCCCGGATCTCGCGGCGCTGCTCGAAGAGCCGCTGCCCGCAAAGGCGTTGACACTTATGAGGCTGTCGCCGGAGCGGCCCGGCGACATCTGGGCCCGGCTGCCCAACCCGCTCGCCGACCCCCTCGCCGACCCGCTCGTTTTGAAGCGCGGCGCCTTTGATCAATAG
- a CDS encoding DUF5955 family protein, producing MLRSLGQRSVAGSDDDPRVAELRAAVSRLRRELAALPAEFPDRGIAEDELAALAAMAVSGLPEIPRLRRSLLLVAGSIGSVSALATGLAAVRSAVELFGGPPRR from the coding sequence GTGTTGCGGAGCTTGGGGCAGAGGTCAGTGGCCGGCAGCGACGATGATCCGAGAGTGGCGGAGCTGCGGGCCGCCGTGTCCAGGCTGCGCCGCGAACTCGCCGCGCTCCCGGCCGAGTTCCCCGACCGGGGCATCGCGGAGGACGAACTCGCGGCGCTCGCCGCGATGGCCGTCAGCGGTCTCCCCGAGATCCCGCGCCTGCGCCGCTCGCTCCTGCTGGTCGCCGGTTCCATCGGCTCGGTCAGCGCGCTGGCCACCGGGCTCGCCGCGGTACGCAGCGCGGTCGAGCTCTTCGGGGGGCCGCCGCGCCGGTGA
- a CDS encoding SelT/SelW/SelH family protein — protein MTTDDTPAVTPAAAPAVTAGQPHRVQIEYCTQCRWLPRASWLAQELLTTFEQELTELALKPGTGGVFVVRVDDEVVWDRREQGFPEPTAVKRLVRDRVAPEKSLGHSER, from the coding sequence ATGACCACGGACGACACACCCGCCGTCACACCCGCCGCCGCGCCCGCCGTCACGGCCGGGCAGCCGCACCGCGTGCAGATCGAGTACTGCACCCAGTGCCGCTGGCTGCCCCGCGCCTCCTGGCTCGCCCAGGAACTGCTCACCACCTTCGAGCAGGAGCTGACCGAGCTGGCGCTCAAGCCCGGCACCGGCGGTGTCTTCGTCGTACGCGTCGACGACGAGGTGGTCTGGGACCGCCGCGAGCAGGGCTTCCCCGAGCCGACGGCCGTGAAGCGCCTGGTACGCGACCGAGTGGCCCCGGAGAAGTCCCTGGGCCACTCGGAGCGGTAG
- a CDS encoding IucA/IucC family protein encodes MQPMSPTPSTPSARATDGVAEAADVIAAAPLLNCLLREIGAPEPEPQPQPEPEPEHEPETAPAPASGPEHAPVARRVYRLPAGERLLRVRDGRRPRDSELFDDGTWRRLGHPELVKLAAEELRLHTGLPNSELPAEMTDSRDAVAAILAARQGVAPPPDPYRRSEQSLITGHPHHPAPKARGGGPVTGWLPYAPEAYADFPPVLLGLREDVCVQDGDTSALDALGEAPDGYRLLPAHPWQLDLVGGSPEIREAFADGRLVHLGTAPWSAWPTAAIRTLYAPDADLFVKFSLDVRITNDIRRLWRHDLLALRRTDAAVTEAFRTLSGGAAWLSDRGYRTADFAFEELAVLVRDGLGGHVTPGATPLLAAALTEGGGGPYDPPGTADLAGFDGNPLDTLADPAAWWTAYLRQVVPPVMELFARHGVVLEAHLQNTVVAVDADGTPVQALFRDAEGVKLLPDVTRAAGWERLVYCLVVNNLLEIADALRERYPRLDPWQPARRELARYAPELPEVTDLLRAPTLPGKTNLLLRWTGADGAAARYRPVPNPLRAPDA; translated from the coding sequence ATGCAGCCCATGTCCCCCACCCCCTCCACGCCCTCCGCGCGGGCCACCGACGGCGTCGCCGAAGCGGCCGACGTGATCGCGGCGGCACCGCTGCTCAACTGCCTGCTCCGGGAGATCGGCGCGCCAGAGCCAGAGCCACAGCCACAGCCGGAGCCGGAGCCGGAGCACGAGCCAGAGACCGCGCCCGCGCCCGCGTCGGGCCCGGAGCACGCGCCCGTCGCCCGTCGCGTGTACCGGCTGCCCGCCGGTGAGCGGCTCCTGCGGGTGCGCGACGGGCGCCGGCCCCGCGACTCGGAGCTGTTCGACGACGGCACCTGGCGTCGGCTCGGCCACCCCGAACTGGTCAAGCTCGCCGCCGAGGAACTGCGCCTGCACACCGGCCTGCCCAACTCCGAGCTGCCCGCCGAGATGACCGACAGCCGGGACGCGGTGGCGGCGATCCTGGCGGCCCGACAGGGCGTGGCCCCGCCGCCGGACCCGTACCGCCGCTCCGAGCAGTCCCTGATCACCGGGCATCCCCACCATCCCGCCCCCAAGGCGCGCGGCGGCGGCCCGGTCACCGGCTGGCTCCCGTACGCCCCCGAGGCGTACGCCGACTTCCCGCCGGTGCTCCTCGGCCTGCGCGAGGACGTCTGCGTGCAGGACGGCGACACGAGCGCCCTGGACGCCCTCGGCGAAGCCCCCGACGGCTACCGGCTGCTCCCGGCCCACCCGTGGCAGCTCGACCTCGTCGGCGGCAGCCCGGAGATCCGCGAGGCGTTCGCCGACGGCCGCCTCGTGCACCTCGGGACCGCACCGTGGTCTGCCTGGCCCACGGCGGCCATCCGCACCCTGTACGCCCCGGACGCCGACCTCTTCGTGAAGTTCAGCCTCGACGTCCGCATCACCAACGACATCCGGCGCCTGTGGCGGCACGACCTCCTCGCGCTCCGGCGTACGGACGCCGCCGTGACGGAGGCCTTCCGCACGCTTTCCGGCGGCGCGGCCTGGCTGAGCGACCGCGGCTACCGCACCGCGGACTTCGCCTTCGAGGAACTGGCCGTTCTTGTGCGTGACGGTCTGGGCGGGCATGTGACCCCCGGTGCGACTCCGCTGCTGGCGGCCGCGCTGACGGAGGGCGGGGGAGGCCCGTACGACCCACCGGGCACGGCCGACCTGGCCGGCTTCGACGGAAACCCTCTGGACACCCTCGCCGATCCGGCTGCCTGGTGGACCGCGTATCTGCGCCAAGTCGTCCCGCCCGTAATGGAGTTGTTCGCCCGGCACGGGGTCGTACTCGAAGCGCATCTGCAGAACACGGTGGTGGCCGTGGACGCGGACGGTACCCCCGTGCAGGCGCTGTTCCGGGATGCCGAGGGCGTGAAGCTGCTGCCGGACGTGACCCGGGCGGCCGGGTGGGAGCGGCTGGTGTACTGCCTCGTCGTGAACAACCTGCTGGAGATCGCGGACGCCCTGCGCGAGCGGTATCCGCGGCTGGACCCGTGGCAGCCCGCGCGCCGGGAGCTGGCGCGGTACGCCCCGGAGCTGCCCGAGGTGACGGACCTCCTCCGTGCCCCGACCCTGCCCGGCAAGACGAACCTGCTGCTGCGCTGGACCGGGGCGGACGGCGCCGCGGCACGCTACCGGCCGGTCCCGAACCCCCTGCGCGCGCCGGACGCCTGA
- a CDS encoding IclR family transcriptional regulator, with the protein MPTSSASDASAEVATKPAAAGGGVQSLERAFDLLERMADAGGEVGLSELSASSGLPLPTIHRLMRTLVVCGYVRQQTNRRYALGPRLIRLGESASRLLGTWARPYLARLVEETGETANMALLDGDEIVYVAQVPSKHSMRMFTEVGRRVLPHSTGVGKALLAHVPADEVRALLSRTGMPAATDKTITTPDGFLSALEEVRRAGYAVDDNEQEIGVRCLAVSVPNSPTAAAISISGPAGRVTETATERIVPVLQQVAVELSEALANSGPAA; encoded by the coding sequence GTGCCGACGTCCAGCGCCAGCGACGCCTCCGCCGAGGTCGCCACCAAGCCGGCTGCCGCCGGCGGTGGCGTCCAGTCCCTAGAGCGCGCCTTCGACCTGCTGGAGCGGATGGCGGACGCGGGCGGCGAGGTCGGACTGAGCGAGCTGTCCGCGAGCAGCGGGCTGCCGCTGCCCACCATCCACCGCCTGATGCGCACGCTCGTGGTCTGCGGTTATGTACGTCAGCAGACCAATCGGCGCTATGCGCTCGGCCCGCGCCTGATCCGGCTCGGCGAGTCGGCGTCCCGGCTGCTCGGCACCTGGGCCCGCCCCTATCTGGCCCGCCTGGTCGAGGAGACCGGCGAGACGGCGAACATGGCACTGCTCGACGGCGACGAGATCGTGTACGTGGCCCAGGTGCCGTCGAAGCACTCGATGCGGATGTTCACCGAGGTGGGCCGCCGGGTGCTGCCGCACTCCACCGGCGTCGGCAAGGCCCTGCTGGCCCACGTCCCGGCCGACGAGGTGCGCGCGCTGCTGTCCCGTACGGGCATGCCCGCCGCGACGGACAAGACCATCACGACACCGGACGGATTCCTGAGCGCGCTCGAAGAGGTGCGCCGCGCCGGTTACGCGGTGGACGACAACGAGCAGGAGATCGGGGTCCGCTGTCTCGCGGTCTCCGTGCCCAACTCCCCCACGGCCGCGGCGATTTCGATCTCCGGACCGGCCGGCCGTGTCACGGAGACGGCCACCGAACGGATCGTGCCCGTGCTGCAGCAGGTCGCGGTGGAGCTGTCGGAGGCACTGGCGAACTCGGGCCCCGCGGCCTGA
- the aceB gene encoding malate synthase A: MSAPAPSPLAIVDAEPLPRQEEVLTDAALAFVAELHRRFTPRRDELLARRGERRAEIARTSTLDFLPETAAVRADDSWRVAPSPEALNDRRVEITGPTDRKMTINALNSGAKVWLADFEDASAPTWENVILGQVNLIDAYTRSIDFTDERTGKSYALKAPEELATVVTRPRGWHLDERHLVDADGTPVPGALVDFGLYFFHNAQRLIDLGKGPYFYLPKTESYLEARLWNEVFVFAQDHVGIPQGTVRATVLIETITAAYEMEEILYELRDHASGLNAGRWDYLFSIVKNFRDGGRKFVLPDRNAVTMTAPFMRAYTELLVRTCHKRGAHAIGGMAAFIPSRRDEEVNKVAFEKVKADKDREAGDGFDGSWVAHPDLVPIAMASFDAVLGDRPNQKERLREEVDVKAADLIAVDSLDASPTYDGLVNAVQVGIRYIEAWLRGLGAVAIFNLMEDAATAEISRSQIWQWINAGVEFEHAGESVKATPELAREIAARELADIRAEIGEEAFAAGRWQQAHDLLLTVALDEDYADFLTLPAYEQLTG; this comes from the coding sequence ATGTCCGCACCAGCGCCGTCCCCGCTGGCCATCGTCGACGCCGAGCCCCTGCCCCGGCAGGAGGAGGTCCTGACCGACGCGGCCCTCGCCTTCGTCGCCGAGTTGCACCGGCGGTTCACGCCCAGGCGTGACGAGCTCCTGGCCCGGCGCGGTGAGCGCCGCGCCGAGATCGCCCGTACCTCCACGCTCGACTTCCTCCCGGAGACGGCCGCCGTCCGCGCGGACGACTCCTGGCGGGTGGCCCCCTCGCCCGAGGCCCTGAACGACCGCCGGGTGGAGATCACCGGTCCCACCGACCGCAAGATGACCATCAACGCGCTCAACTCGGGCGCCAAGGTGTGGCTCGCGGACTTCGAGGACGCCTCCGCGCCGACCTGGGAGAACGTGATCCTCGGCCAGGTCAACCTGATCGACGCCTACACCCGCTCCATCGACTTCACGGACGAGCGCACCGGCAAGTCGTACGCGCTGAAGGCGCCGGAGGAACTGGCGACGGTCGTGACGCGCCCGCGCGGCTGGCACCTGGACGAGCGCCATCTCGTCGACGCCGACGGCACCCCGGTCCCGGGCGCGCTCGTCGACTTCGGCCTGTACTTCTTCCACAACGCGCAGCGGCTCATCGACCTCGGCAAGGGCCCGTACTTCTATCTCCCGAAGACGGAGTCGTATCTGGAGGCCCGCCTCTGGAACGAGGTGTTCGTCTTCGCGCAGGACCACGTCGGCATCCCGCAGGGCACCGTCCGCGCGACCGTCCTGATCGAGACGATCACGGCCGCGTACGAGATGGAGGAGATCCTCTACGAACTGCGCGACCACGCCTCGGGGTTGAACGCGGGCCGCTGGGACTACCTCTTCTCCATCGTGAAGAACTTCCGTGACGGCGGGCGGAAGTTCGTCCTGCCGGACCGCAACGCGGTCACGATGACGGCCCCGTTCATGCGCGCCTACACCGAACTGCTCGTGCGCACCTGCCACAAGCGCGGGGCGCACGCGATCGGCGGCATGGCCGCGTTCATCCCCTCGCGGCGCGACGAGGAGGTCAACAAGGTCGCCTTCGAGAAGGTCAAGGCTGACAAGGACCGGGAGGCCGGCGACGGCTTCGACGGGTCGTGGGTGGCCCACCCGGACCTCGTGCCGATCGCGATGGCGTCCTTCGACGCCGTGCTCGGCGACCGGCCGAACCAGAAGGAGCGGCTGCGCGAGGAGGTCGACGTGAAGGCGGCCGACCTGATCGCCGTCGACTCGCTCGACGCCAGTCCCACGTACGACGGGCTGGTCAACGCCGTGCAGGTCGGCATCCGTTACATCGAGGCGTGGCTGCGCGGGCTCGGTGCCGTCGCCATCTTCAACCTGATGGAGGACGCGGCCACCGCGGAGATCTCACGCTCGCAGATCTGGCAGTGGATCAACGCGGGCGTGGAGTTCGAGCACGCCGGGGAGTCCGTGAAGGCGACGCCCGAACTGGCCCGTGAGATCGCGGCGCGCGAACTGGCGGACATCCGCGCCGAGATCGGCGAGGAGGCCTTCGCGGCCGGGCGCTGGCAGCAGGCGCACGACCTGCTGCTGACGGTCGCGCTCGACGAGGACTACGCGGACTTCCTGACGCTGCCCGCGTACGAGCAGCTGACCGGCTGA
- the allB gene encoding allantoinase AllB: MSDDGLVELVLRSTRVITPEGTRAASVAVSAGRITAVLAHDAEVPAGARLEDFGDDVLLPGLVDTHVHVNDPGRTKWEGFWTATRAAAAGGITTLVDMPLNSLPPTTTVDHLRTKKDVARTKAHIDIGFWGGALPDNVKDLRPLHDAGVFGFKAFLSPSGVDEFPELDQDQLAQSLAEIAGFGGLLIVHAEDPHHLAAAPQRSGRKYADFLASRPRDAEDTAIANLIAQAGRLDARVHVLHLSSSDALPLIAAAKREGVRVTAETCPHYLTLTAEEVPDGASEFKCCPPIREAANQDLLWQALADGTIDCVVTDHSPSTADLKTDDFATAWGGISGLQLSLAAVWTEARRRGHTLEDVVRWMSSGTAELVGLDDRKGAIEAGRDADFAVLAPDETFTVDPAALQHRNRVTAYAGRTLYGVVRSTWLRGERVQSDGEFADPTGQLLARRR, from the coding sequence GTGTCCGACGACGGCTTGGTCGAACTGGTCCTGCGCTCGACGCGCGTCATCACTCCGGAAGGGACGCGCGCGGCCTCGGTCGCCGTCTCCGCGGGAAGGATCACGGCCGTGCTCGCGCACGACGCCGAGGTGCCCGCCGGGGCCAGGCTGGAGGACTTCGGCGACGACGTCCTGCTGCCCGGGCTCGTCGACACCCACGTCCACGTCAACGATCCGGGCCGCACTAAGTGGGAGGGCTTCTGGACCGCCACGCGCGCCGCGGCGGCGGGCGGCATCACGACCCTGGTCGACATGCCCCTCAACTCCCTTCCGCCGACCACGACGGTCGACCACCTCCGTACGAAGAAGGACGTCGCCCGCACCAAGGCGCATATCGACATCGGGTTCTGGGGCGGCGCCCTGCCCGACAACGTCAAGGATCTGCGGCCGCTGCACGACGCGGGCGTCTTCGGTTTCAAGGCGTTCCTGTCGCCCTCCGGGGTCGACGAGTTCCCCGAGCTGGACCAGGACCAACTCGCCCAGTCCCTCGCGGAGATCGCCGGATTCGGCGGACTGCTGATCGTCCACGCCGAGGACCCCCACCACCTGGCCGCGGCCCCGCAGCGGAGCGGTCGCAAGTACGCCGACTTCCTGGCCTCGCGACCGCGCGACGCCGAGGACACCGCCATCGCGAACCTCATCGCCCAGGCCGGGCGCCTCGACGCGCGCGTCCACGTCCTGCACCTGTCGTCCAGCGACGCGCTCCCGCTGATAGCCGCCGCCAAGCGCGAGGGCGTACGGGTCACGGCGGAGACCTGTCCGCACTATCTGACGCTCACCGCCGAGGAAGTCCCGGACGGGGCCAGCGAGTTCAAGTGCTGTCCGCCCATCCGCGAGGCCGCCAACCAGGACCTCCTGTGGCAGGCGCTGGCCGACGGCACGATCGACTGCGTGGTCACCGACCACTCGCCGTCCACGGCCGACCTGAAGACCGACGACTTCGCGACCGCGTGGGGCGGCATCTCCGGCCTCCAGCTCAGCCTGGCGGCCGTCTGGACGGAGGCCCGCAGGCGCGGGCACACCCTGGAGGACGTGGTCCGCTGGATGTCCTCGGGCACGGCGGAACTGGTCGGCCTCGACGACCGCAAGGGTGCCATCGAGGCGGGCCGCGACGCCGACTTCGCGGTCCTCGCGCCCGACGAGACGTTCACCGTCGACCCGGCGGCGCTCCAGCACCGCAACCGTGTCACCGCGTACGCGGGCCGGACCCTGTACGGCGTGGTGCGCTCCACCTGGCTGCGCGGCGAACGCGTGCAATCCGACGGCGAGTTCGCCGACCCGACCGGTCAACTCCTGGCCCGCCGGAGGTAG
- a CDS encoding nucleotidyltransferase family protein has translation MTDNDGQVAGLLLAAGGGRRLGGRPKALLEHRGRLLVEYAAQVLREAGCTRVHVVLGARADAVRERADLAGCVLVDNPEWEEGMGSSLRAGLESLRGTGVRAALVSLVDQPGIGPEATARLLAAHRSPATLAAASYEGKRGHPVLLGADHWAGIAATATGDQGARAYLKAHADAIALVECADVARPYDIDTAADLARYLQ, from the coding sequence ATGACGGACAACGACGGCCAGGTGGCCGGACTCCTGCTCGCCGCGGGCGGCGGCCGGCGCCTCGGCGGACGGCCCAAGGCGCTCCTCGAACACCGCGGGCGCCTCCTGGTGGAGTACGCGGCCCAGGTACTGCGCGAGGCCGGCTGCACCCGCGTCCATGTGGTCCTCGGGGCGCGGGCCGACGCCGTGCGGGAGCGGGCCGACCTCGCCGGGTGCGTACTGGTGGACAACCCCGAGTGGGAGGAGGGCATGGGGTCCTCGCTGCGGGCCGGGCTGGAGTCCCTGCGGGGTACGGGGGTCCGGGCCGCCCTGGTGTCCCTGGTCGACCAGCCGGGCATCGGGCCGGAGGCGACGGCCCGGCTGCTGGCCGCCCACCGCTCCCCCGCGACGCTCGCCGCGGCCTCGTACGAGGGGAAGCGCGGCCACCCCGTCCTGCTCGGCGCCGACCACTGGGCGGGGATCGCTGCGACTGCGACCGGCGACCAGGGGGCACGCGCGTATCTGAAGGCGCACGCGGACGCGATCGCTCTCGTCGAGTGCGCGGACGTGGCGCGGCCCTACGACATCGACACGGCGGCGGACCTCGCCCGGTACCTACAGTGA
- the alc gene encoding allantoicase, whose product MTEQQPSPARFTGDAKPYGGGDPYADHRTADFPFTRYANLADRQLGAAVVAANDEFFAHRENLLLPRPAEFDPEHFGHKGKVMDGWETRRRRGASAEHPWPTADDHDWALVRLGAPGVVHGIVVDTAHFRGNYPQAVSVEGTSVPGSPSPEDLLAADVKWTTLVPRTEVGGHAANGFAVDAGQLITHLRVNQHPDGGIARLRVYGEVVPDPRWLSALGSFDVVALENGGHVEDASNRFYSSPTNTIQPGRSHKMDDGWETRRRRDRGHDWIRYQLVARSEIRAIEIDTAYLKGNSAGWASVSVRDGADGDWREALPRTRLQPDTNHRFVLPAPAVGTHARVDIYPDGGISRLRLFGALTEEGATGLAARHQELGG is encoded by the coding sequence GTGACCGAGCAGCAGCCCTCTCCGGCTCGTTTCACCGGCGACGCGAAGCCCTACGGAGGCGGTGACCCGTACGCGGACCACCGCACCGCCGACTTCCCCTTCACCCGGTACGCCAACCTCGCGGACCGGCAGCTCGGCGCCGCGGTCGTCGCCGCCAACGACGAGTTCTTCGCCCACCGCGAGAACCTGCTGCTGCCCCGGCCGGCCGAGTTCGACCCCGAGCACTTCGGACACAAGGGCAAGGTCATGGACGGCTGGGAGACCCGCCGCAGGCGCGGTGCCTCCGCCGAGCATCCGTGGCCCACGGCCGACGACCACGACTGGGCGCTGGTACGCCTCGGCGCCCCTGGAGTCGTGCACGGGATCGTCGTCGACACCGCCCACTTCCGCGGCAACTACCCGCAGGCGGTGTCCGTCGAAGGGACCTCGGTACCCGGCTCGCCGTCCCCCGAGGACCTCCTCGCGGCCGACGTCAAGTGGACAACTCTCGTACCCCGTACGGAGGTCGGCGGCCACGCGGCCAACGGGTTCGCCGTCGACGCCGGACAGCTCATCACGCACCTCCGCGTCAACCAGCACCCGGACGGCGGCATCGCGCGCCTCCGCGTGTACGGCGAGGTCGTACCTGACCCGCGGTGGCTTTCCGCCCTCGGCAGCTTCGACGTGGTCGCCCTGGAGAACGGCGGCCACGTCGAGGACGCCTCCAACCGCTTCTACTCGTCGCCCACCAACACCATCCAGCCGGGCCGTTCCCACAAGATGGACGACGGCTGGGAGACGCGGCGGCGGCGCGACCGGGGCCACGACTGGATCCGCTACCAGCTCGTCGCACGGTCCGAGATCCGGGCGATCGAGATCGACACGGCCTATCTGAAGGGCAACTCGGCGGGCTGGGCGTCCGTCTCGGTCCGCGACGGCGCGGACGGGGACTGGCGGGAGGCCCTGCCCCGGACCCGCCTCCAGCCCGACACGAACCACCGCTTCGTCCTCCCCGCCCCGGCCGTCGGCACGCACGCGCGCGTGGACATCTACCCGGACGGCGGGATCTCGCGCCTGCGGCTGTTCGGGGCGCTGACGGAGGAGGGGGCGACGGGGTTGGCTGCCCGCCACCAGGAGCTTGGCGGATAG
- a CDS encoding HipA family kinase, with protein MLRQVTADRYVTPLRAGGSVPGVVEADDLGTYVVKFTGSAQGRKALVAEIIVGELARALSLRFPELVLVHFDPAIAADEPHQEVQDLLRASAGLNLGMDYLSGARDFTPEVAQAFDVDPLEAGRIVWLDALTVNVDRTRHSSNLMIWPTLGVAPPKLWLIDHGAALVFHHRWDASAPEKSDPEKAYDFRQHALGGHTPDTRAADAELAPRVTEELLRAITAEVPDAWLADEPGFATPDEVREAYVGYLLARVRASAAWLPTDFPTREQLADEDARRAAKTQQGRPDWLKRVPDLHGKPAAQQDWSVHLG; from the coding sequence GTGCTGCGCCAAGTGACCGCCGACCGATACGTGACCCCGCTGCGGGCGGGCGGTTCCGTGCCCGGAGTCGTCGAGGCCGACGACCTGGGGACGTACGTCGTGAAGTTCACCGGCTCGGCACAGGGCCGGAAGGCGCTGGTCGCCGAGATCATCGTGGGGGAGCTGGCGCGCGCCCTGAGCCTGCGCTTCCCCGAGCTGGTGCTGGTGCACTTCGATCCGGCGATCGCCGCGGACGAACCGCACCAGGAGGTCCAGGACCTGCTGCGGGCCAGCGCCGGACTCAACCTCGGCATGGACTATCTGTCGGGTGCGCGGGACTTCACCCCCGAGGTCGCGCAGGCCTTCGACGTCGATCCGCTGGAGGCGGGCCGGATCGTCTGGCTGGACGCCCTCACGGTCAACGTGGACCGCACGAGACACAGCTCGAACCTCATGATCTGGCCCACGCTCGGTGTCGCGCCCCCGAAGCTGTGGCTGATCGACCACGGGGCCGCGCTGGTCTTCCACCACCGCTGGGACGCGTCGGCCCCGGAGAAGTCGGACCCGGAGAAGGCGTACGACTTCCGGCAGCACGCGCTCGGCGGCCACACCCCCGACACCCGCGCGGCGGACGCCGAACTCGCGCCGCGGGTGACGGAGGAACTGCTGCGCGCGATCACGGCCGAGGTGCCCGACGCCTGGCTCGCCGACGAGCCCGGTTTCGCGACGCCCGACGAGGTCCGCGAGGCGTACGTCGGCTATCTCCTCGCCCGGGTCAGGGCCTCCGCGGCCTGGCTCCCCACCGACTTCCCCACCCGGGAACAGCTCGCGGACGAGGACGCCCGCCGGGCCGCGAAGACGCAGCAGGGCCGGCCGGACTGGCTCAAGCGGGTCCCCGACCTGCACGGCAAACCGGCGGCGCAACAGGATTGGTCGGTACACCTCGGATGA